The genomic window TGCACAAATATAAACTGGTCTATTGAAATCTATCCCAGCATCTAACATTCTCTTTCTCATTTGAGATTTTTCTTCAAAAGTTAAAGTAATAATATAATTATTATCATACATCACCTTATATTCCTGCTCTAAAGGTTTTAACATCTTTAAAAATTTATCTACCTTATCCTTTGCATCTCTAGGTTCATCAATTTTATAGTTGTATGTATACCCTCTCTTTGGTTTTCTTCTTCCTATTCTATATCTACTTCCTAAAGAAAATAGAGTGAAAACTTCACTTTTTGGAGTTGACATAATATCAATAACTATATCATATTTTTTTCTTGTAACCTTCCACACTTTTGCTAGATATTTAAAAGGATTTTTTTGCTCCTCTTTAGTTATAGATATTACATTATCTATATACTTATGATTTTCAAATAAAGGTGAGATATGTTCATATACTACATAATCAATCTCTGCCTCTGGAAAAGTTCTTTTTAATGTGTTGCAAATTACAGAACTTAATATAGCATCTCCTATCTGTTTAAATCTAACTACTAGAATTTTCATTTTATTTACCTCTATTTTAATTAGTTTTTCTTATACATCTCTTCATAGTATTTTTGATAATCTCCACTTGTTACATTCTCTAGCCACTCTTGATTATCTAAATACCATCTTATAGTCTTTTCTATCCCTATTACAAATGATGTTTCAGGATACCATCCTAACTCTTTTACTATCTTACTTGGATCTATTGCATATCTTGCATCATGCCCCAATCTATCTTGAACATAAGTTATCAGATTATAATTAATATTTTCTAAATCTACTTTTAATATTTTTCTATACTCAATTTCATCTTTCATTATTCTTGAAATTATATCTATTATCAACTTTACTATATTAATATTGGTTTCTTCATTAAATCCACCAATATTATATACCTCTCCTAATCTTCCCTTTTCAAGAACTATATCTATTCCCTTGCAATGATCTTCTACGTATAACC from uncultured Fusobacterium sp. includes these protein-coding regions:
- a CDS encoding glycosyltransferase family 9 protein, producing MKILVVRFKQIGDAILSSVICNTLKRTFPEAEIDYVVYEHISPLFENHKYIDNVISITKEEQKNPFKYLAKVWKVTRKKYDIVIDIMSTPKSEVFTLFSLGSRYRIGRRKPKRGYTYNYKIDEPRDAKDKVDKFLKMLKPLEQEYKVMYDNNYIITLTFEEKSQMRKRMLDAGIDFNRPVYICAANSRRESKIYNIEKMKKIVERVRDELKGQIIFFYSPDEKDFIMKFYEKFENKRDLFVNINTKSIRELAMVIANCNFFFGNEGGPRHLAQSLDIPSFAIFSPSASKKEWLSNANERHQGVEPNDVRNCEGLDYKGQYNLIDPDYVFDKIEEMSKKFIAK